The Pseudarthrobacter sulfonivorans genome includes a window with the following:
- a CDS encoding amino acid ABC transporter permease, translated as MSSAATDVAQPAESAQSAQARQAAEPAPTAAATDYSGFPLVAAKHPWRWVGTAAVGLGIVAIAWSLATNPRWEWGVVAQWFTAQSVVNGLLETLKLTAISGLLGFVLGFILALMRLSASPLLVSVSWTFSWIFRSTPLLVQMLLWYNLGYLYEKISLGIPFTDVRFFEVQTTTLISQFAAAVLGLTLNQAAYSAEIIRGGILSVDQGQLEAAAALGIPAWRRSTRIVLPQAMRAILPTAFNEIIGLVKGTSIVYVLAYSELFYTVQVIYNRTQQVLPLLLVATLWYVVITSVLSVFQYYIERHYSKGAVRTLPLTPLQKARKFFATHAEATNRARSPR; from the coding sequence ATGAGTTCAGCAGCAACCGACGTGGCCCAGCCGGCAGAGTCAGCACAGTCAGCACAAGCACGGCAGGCCGCGGAGCCTGCGCCCACCGCGGCGGCCACCGACTACTCCGGGTTCCCCCTGGTGGCCGCGAAGCATCCGTGGCGCTGGGTGGGAACGGCAGCGGTAGGCCTCGGCATTGTTGCCATCGCGTGGTCGCTGGCCACCAACCCGCGCTGGGAGTGGGGCGTGGTGGCGCAGTGGTTCACCGCCCAGTCCGTAGTGAACGGGCTTCTGGAGACGCTCAAGCTGACGGCCATTTCCGGCCTGCTGGGGTTTGTCCTGGGCTTCATCCTCGCGCTGATGCGGCTGTCCGCCTCGCCGCTGCTGGTTTCCGTCTCTTGGACGTTTTCATGGATCTTCCGCTCCACTCCGCTGCTGGTGCAGATGCTCCTTTGGTACAACCTGGGCTATCTGTACGAGAAGATCAGCTTAGGCATCCCGTTCACGGATGTCCGCTTCTTCGAGGTGCAGACCACCACACTGATCAGCCAGTTTGCGGCAGCAGTGTTGGGCCTGACCCTGAACCAGGCCGCCTACTCGGCGGAAATCATCCGCGGCGGCATCCTGTCCGTGGACCAGGGGCAGCTCGAGGCCGCAGCCGCGCTGGGCATTCCGGCCTGGCGCCGGTCCACCCGGATTGTCCTGCCGCAGGCCATGCGGGCCATCCTGCCCACGGCGTTCAACGAGATCATCGGCCTGGTCAAGGGCACCTCCATCGTCTACGTCCTGGCCTATTCCGAGCTGTTCTACACCGTGCAGGTCATCTACAACCGCACCCAGCAGGTCCTGCCGCTGCTCCTGGTGGCCACGCTCTGGTACGTGGTGATCACCTCCGTCCTGAGTGTCTTCCAGTACTACATCGAACGGCACTACTCCAAGGGCGCCGTCCGGACCCTGCCGCTGACGCCGCTCCAGAAGGCCCGCAAATTCTTCGCCACGCACGCCGAGGCAACCAACCGCGCAAGGAGCCCCCGATGA
- a CDS encoding DUF1684 domain-containing protein encodes MPTHTDTDIDTDAAPFTVSFADAWQEWHTAHEGHRADPHGFLAVTHLHWLGSAPDVLEGVPGTWSVKDDAVTVVLSGGESLRRDGKELNPGGAGGTVSFGSIAERDGINLTSGETVVELAKRGGEYIVRPRHPENALLTAYNGTPAYEPDAAFAVTGTFVPFDVPRSTTVGAAVEGIQHVYEAPGEIRFRLGGRDLTLTAFNGHTPGTLSVLFTDATSGKTTYAANRSLAVAAPGPDGTVLLDFNRAVNLPCAYTDLATCPLPPAENRLSVAIEAGEQIPYERQDQQ; translated from the coding sequence ATGCCTACGCACACTGATACTGACATCGACACGGATGCCGCGCCCTTCACTGTGTCCTTCGCCGATGCCTGGCAGGAGTGGCACACGGCCCACGAAGGGCACCGCGCCGACCCGCACGGCTTCCTGGCCGTCACCCACCTGCACTGGCTGGGTTCCGCGCCCGATGTCCTGGAGGGTGTGCCGGGAACCTGGAGCGTTAAGGACGACGCCGTCACGGTGGTTCTGTCGGGAGGCGAAAGCCTGCGCCGGGACGGCAAGGAGCTGAACCCGGGCGGTGCCGGCGGCACCGTCTCCTTCGGATCCATCGCAGAACGGGACGGAATCAACCTCACGTCGGGGGAGACCGTCGTCGAACTGGCCAAGCGCGGCGGAGAGTACATAGTCCGCCCGCGGCACCCTGAAAACGCGCTGCTGACCGCGTACAACGGAACGCCGGCCTACGAACCCGACGCGGCCTTCGCCGTCACCGGCACGTTCGTGCCGTTCGACGTGCCGCGCTCCACCACGGTGGGTGCCGCCGTCGAAGGCATCCAGCACGTTTACGAGGCGCCGGGCGAGATCCGCTTCCGCCTCGGTGGACGGGATCTCACGCTCACTGCGTTCAATGGTCACACGCCCGGCACGCTGTCTGTGCTGTTCACGGATGCCACGTCGGGCAAGACCACCTACGCCGCCAACCGCTCCCTTGCGGTCGCGGCGCCGGGCCCGGACGGGACAGTGCTCCTGGATTTCAACCGCGCGGTGAACCTGCCGTGCGCCTACACCGACCTGGCCACCTGCCCGCTGCCGCCGGCTGAGAACCGGCTGAGCGTGGCCATCGAAGCCGGCGAGCAGATCCCCTACGAACGTCAGGACCAGCAGTGA
- a CDS encoding LLM class flavin-dependent oxidoreductase, producing MKFQVLDIIPHLENPLTGEIVSTADRLNQVVETARRAEELGFDSFSVGERHAGEFISSSPTTVLAAIAAVTDRIRLQSGVTVLAVLDPVRVAEDYATIDQLSRGRLELVIGKGNEVLQYPLFGLDLADQWDLLAEKYGLLRRLWREEGVTWSGRFRAPLTEPTTTTPRPFAGPPRIWHGSATTLTSAALAAKWGDPLFTANAIQPRENYQALIDHYRAEYERHGHDPKQQYLGSGSGAGGVFIADTTQEAIRQFGPVYEALTANRNVPGNNSPFRDIQHAVAEGPALVGSSEQVIDKILSYHSLYGHDLQSISLPTTLPFGQQLDILERFALEVIPAVRAAAPTTLWETEDPYGSRPESAALNANRSNHAYAH from the coding sequence GTGAAGTTCCAGGTCCTGGACATCATCCCGCACCTCGAGAATCCCCTGACCGGTGAGATTGTCTCCACGGCGGACCGGCTCAACCAGGTGGTGGAAACGGCGCGCCGGGCGGAGGAACTCGGCTTCGACAGCTTCTCGGTAGGGGAGCGGCACGCCGGTGAATTCATTTCCTCCTCGCCCACCACCGTTCTGGCGGCCATCGCCGCCGTCACCGACCGGATCCGGCTGCAGAGCGGCGTCACCGTGCTCGCCGTGCTGGATCCCGTGCGGGTGGCCGAGGACTATGCGACGATCGACCAGCTGAGCCGAGGCCGGCTGGAACTGGTGATCGGCAAGGGCAACGAAGTGCTGCAGTACCCGCTTTTTGGCCTTGACCTGGCGGACCAGTGGGACCTGTTGGCCGAGAAGTACGGGCTGCTGCGGCGGCTCTGGCGCGAGGAAGGCGTTACCTGGTCCGGCCGCTTCCGCGCGCCGCTGACGGAACCGACCACCACCACGCCGCGTCCGTTTGCCGGCCCGCCCCGGATTTGGCACGGGTCTGCTACAACCCTGACGTCCGCCGCGCTGGCCGCGAAATGGGGCGACCCGCTCTTCACCGCCAACGCCATCCAGCCGCGGGAAAACTACCAGGCCCTGATCGATCACTACCGTGCAGAGTACGAGCGTCACGGACACGACCCGAAGCAGCAATACCTGGGTTCGGGCAGCGGCGCCGGCGGAGTCTTCATCGCGGACACCACCCAGGAAGCCATCCGCCAGTTCGGCCCGGTTTACGAGGCACTGACGGCCAACCGCAACGTCCCCGGGAACAACTCGCCCTTCCGCGATATCCAGCACGCCGTTGCCGAAGGTCCGGCACTGGTGGGCAGCTCCGAACAGGTGATCGACAAAATCCTGAGCTACCACTCGCTCTACGGCCACGACCTGCAGTCGATCTCCCTGCCCACCACGCTGCCGTTCGGACAGCAGCTGGACATCCTCGAACGGTTCGCTCTCGAAGTCATCCCAGCCGTCCGGGCAGCCGCCCCCACCACCCTGTGGGAGACCGAGGACCCCTACGGCAGCCGACCCGAATCCGCCGCCCTCAACGCCAACAGGAGCAATCATGCCTACGCACACTGA
- a CDS encoding LLM class flavin-dependent oxidoreductase has product MSTTEEHATEAGHTGFLAIELDGAGWDGGDFASLAEAVLAVESAGFHAATFTDAPVAGRTNALQRAAYAGPVTRSIALVPEVDTVHTEPFHVSTQLASLDYVSGGRAGWIATAAESPEAAAAVGRSDVTGAALAQEAAASIEVSRRLWDSWEDDAVIRDVATGRYIDVDKLHHADFETPADFAGAGYSVKGPSIIPRPLQGQLPVLAAASLVGEGQVSADGVDAVLVTAPTPELLAAEIRDVRSRLGAPVAVVAELDVVLDSRGLAAADRAAGSESGRARYAGTAAGLADLLESLLVEADGVRLHPASLALELDELSRLVLPELRRRGALRAPVPGGTFRDLLGLTRPASRYTDSSAATAAGN; this is encoded by the coding sequence GTGAGCACAACGGAAGAGCACGCCACCGAAGCGGGACACACCGGATTCCTGGCGATCGAACTTGACGGAGCAGGGTGGGATGGCGGGGACTTCGCGAGCCTCGCCGAAGCCGTCCTCGCCGTTGAATCCGCGGGTTTCCACGCTGCCACCTTCACCGACGCGCCCGTTGCGGGGCGGACCAACGCCCTGCAGCGCGCCGCCTACGCCGGGCCGGTAACCCGGAGCATCGCCCTGGTTCCCGAAGTGGACACCGTGCACACCGAACCGTTCCACGTCTCTACCCAGCTCGCGAGCCTGGACTACGTCTCCGGCGGCCGTGCCGGGTGGATCGCAACCGCAGCGGAATCACCGGAGGCGGCAGCCGCCGTCGGGCGCAGCGACGTCACCGGCGCCGCCCTTGCACAGGAAGCCGCCGCTTCGATTGAGGTGTCCCGCCGGCTGTGGGACTCCTGGGAGGACGACGCCGTCATCCGCGACGTCGCCACCGGCCGGTACATCGACGTGGACAAGCTGCACCATGCGGACTTTGAAACACCGGCGGATTTTGCCGGGGCCGGCTACTCGGTCAAGGGCCCGTCCATCATTCCCCGGCCGTTGCAGGGGCAGCTGCCGGTGCTTGCTGCCGCGTCGCTGGTGGGCGAGGGGCAGGTTTCGGCGGACGGCGTTGACGCCGTGCTCGTCACCGCACCGACCCCCGAACTGCTCGCCGCCGAAATCAGGGATGTTCGAAGCCGTCTGGGAGCGCCGGTGGCGGTAGTCGCCGAGCTCGACGTGGTCCTGGACTCCCGCGGGCTGGCCGCCGCCGACCGCGCGGCCGGCTCCGAAAGTGGCCGAGCACGTTACGCCGGCACTGCTGCCGGCCTGGCTGACCTCCTTGAGTCCCTACTGGTGGAGGCCGACGGCGTCCGCCTCCACCCGGCGTCGCTCGCCCTGGAACTGGACGAACTTTCACGGCTGGTCCTGCCCGAACTACGGCGCCGCGGCGCATTGCGTGCCCCGGTCCCTGGCGGCACTTTCCGGGACCTGCTGGGACTTACGCGCCCGGCCAGCCGCTACACAGACTCATCCGCGGCCACTGCCGCCGGAAACTAA
- a CDS encoding NtaA/DmoA family FMN-dependent monooxygenase (This protein belongs to a clade of FMN-dependent monooxygenases, within a broader family of flavin-dependent oxidoreductases, the luciferase-like monooxygenase (LMM) family, some of whose members use coenzyme F420 rather than FMN.) — translation MTQHSGAQSDVFVPTGKLQFGVFFQGVNSGTIWKAAESGSQTDFESFRRIVQTAERGLFAAFFLGEGLRLREHLGRPHALDVVGRPDAQTMLAALASVTTNIGLVATQNTTYNDPADLAHRLSSLDLISRGRAAWNIVTTDNAWTGANFRRGGYLDHADRYRHAEAFVETAKRIWDSWETAEGPAGRVLHEGQHYTVDVTPRLPRSAQYRPVLFQAGDSPEGRDFAARQADVIFSAHPKFDAAVEFRKDLVARSLNAGRGANAVQIMPASEFILAPTADEAAAKKEWVRSLQIGPQQAVAYLEQFWGRELSAYDPDGPLPEIDPVVEETSETRGSGFHGAKARQLADQWRAEAKDKGLSIRQFVTSRTARVDATFTGSYSAVADQLAEYARVGAVDGFNISPWLIPSGLDDIVNHLVPELQERGVYPTEYRGSTLRENLALATPVRSVEAARAL, via the coding sequence ATGACACAGCACAGCGGAGCTCAATCCGACGTTTTTGTGCCGACGGGCAAGCTGCAGTTCGGCGTCTTTTTCCAGGGCGTCAACTCCGGAACCATCTGGAAGGCAGCCGAATCCGGTTCGCAGACCGACTTCGAATCGTTCCGCCGTATTGTGCAGACGGCCGAGCGGGGGCTGTTCGCCGCGTTTTTCCTGGGCGAAGGCCTCCGCCTGCGGGAACACCTCGGCAGGCCGCATGCGCTGGACGTCGTGGGCCGACCAGATGCGCAGACCATGCTCGCGGCGTTAGCTTCCGTGACCACAAACATCGGCCTGGTGGCCACCCAGAACACCACGTACAACGACCCCGCCGACCTGGCACACCGCCTCTCGTCCCTCGACCTGATTTCCCGTGGCCGTGCCGCGTGGAACATCGTGACCACGGACAACGCCTGGACCGGTGCCAACTTCCGGCGCGGGGGATACCTGGACCACGCCGACCGTTACAGGCACGCCGAAGCATTCGTGGAGACGGCCAAGCGCATTTGGGATTCCTGGGAAACTGCGGAGGGACCCGCGGGCCGGGTACTCCATGAAGGGCAGCACTACACGGTGGACGTGACTCCCCGGCTGCCTCGAAGCGCGCAGTACCGGCCCGTGCTCTTCCAGGCCGGCGACTCCCCGGAAGGACGTGACTTTGCTGCCCGCCAGGCGGACGTCATCTTCTCGGCCCACCCGAAGTTCGATGCCGCCGTCGAGTTCCGCAAGGACCTCGTGGCACGCTCGCTGAACGCGGGCCGCGGAGCCAACGCGGTACAGATCATGCCGGCCAGCGAATTCATCCTGGCACCCACGGCTGACGAGGCTGCGGCGAAGAAGGAATGGGTGCGCAGCCTGCAAATCGGTCCGCAGCAGGCCGTGGCTTACCTGGAGCAGTTCTGGGGCCGCGAGCTGTCGGCATACGATCCGGACGGGCCGCTCCCGGAGATTGATCCTGTGGTGGAGGAAACCTCCGAGACCCGCGGCAGCGGCTTCCATGGCGCCAAAGCTCGGCAGCTGGCGGACCAGTGGCGGGCAGAGGCCAAGGACAAGGGCCTCTCCATCCGCCAGTTCGTCACCTCCCGCACAGCCCGCGTGGACGCCACGTTCACAGGCTCGTACTCCGCGGTGGCGGACCAGCTGGCTGAATATGCACGGGTCGGCGCGGTGGACGGCTTCAACATCTCGCCGTGGCTGATCCCGTCCGGCCTGGATGACATCGTGAACCACCTGGTGCCGGAATTGCAGGAACGCGGCGTCTACCCGACGGAGTATCGGGGCAGCACCCTGCGTGAAAACCTGGCCCTGGCAACTCCCGTTCGTTCGGTTGAAGCGGCCCGCGCTTTATGA
- a CDS encoding transporter substrate-binding domain-containing protein: MAFFTDLNRRGGRVRSLVALPAVVLLGTAALSACSDPGAAASGATDASTTAARNGVVYNTSPDQQRVRAEKDAALAAQVPDLIGKDGKLTVATTAGSIPLSFHATDDKTAIGSELDIAQLVADKLGLELDIQVTSWENWPLKTQSGDFEAVFSNVGVNKDRVKLFDFATYRAAFMGYEAKKSATYDIKGADDISGLRISVGSGTNQEKILLAWNAELEGKGKAPAVLQYYSSDADTILALSSGRTDLNIAPYPSTVYRENTRDDLKIVGKVNAGWPSETLVAATTLKGNGLAPVLSEALNSAIKDGSYAEVLERWGLSEEALPESKTINEANFGAGQAGAAK; this comes from the coding sequence ATGGCTTTCTTCACAGACCTTAACCGCCGCGGTGGCCGGGTGCGCTCCCTAGTGGCCCTGCCCGCCGTCGTACTTCTTGGCACCGCAGCGCTGTCCGCCTGCTCAGATCCCGGCGCCGCAGCTTCCGGTGCGACTGATGCGTCGACGACGGCGGCCCGCAACGGTGTTGTGTACAACACTTCCCCGGACCAGCAGCGGGTCCGGGCAGAGAAGGATGCGGCGCTCGCCGCGCAGGTGCCGGACCTGATCGGCAAGGACGGCAAGCTGACCGTGGCCACCACGGCGGGCTCCATCCCGCTGTCCTTCCACGCGACGGACGACAAAACGGCCATCGGCTCGGAACTGGACATCGCCCAGCTGGTGGCGGACAAGCTGGGACTGGAACTCGACATCCAGGTGACGTCCTGGGAAAACTGGCCGCTGAAGACCCAGTCCGGGGACTTCGAGGCCGTGTTCTCCAATGTTGGCGTCAACAAGGACCGCGTGAAGCTGTTCGACTTCGCCACGTACCGGGCGGCGTTTATGGGCTACGAGGCCAAGAAGTCCGCGACCTACGACATCAAGGGCGCGGATGACATCTCCGGCCTGAGAATTTCCGTGGGCTCGGGCACCAACCAGGAAAAGATCCTGCTGGCGTGGAATGCCGAGCTGGAAGGCAAGGGCAAGGCGCCGGCCGTCCTGCAGTACTACTCCTCGGACGCGGACACCATCCTGGCGCTCTCCTCCGGCCGGACCGACCTGAACATCGCCCCGTACCCGTCCACGGTGTACCGCGAGAACACCCGCGACGACCTGAAGATCGTGGGCAAGGTCAACGCCGGCTGGCCCTCCGAAACGCTGGTGGCCGCCACCACACTCAAGGGCAACGGCCTCGCGCCCGTGCTCTCGGAGGCGCTGAACTCCGCCATCAAGGACGGCTCGTACGCCGAAGTCCTGGAGCGCTGGGGGCTCTCCGAGGAGGCCCTGCCGGAATCCAAGACCATCAACGAGGCCAACTTCGGAGCTGGCCAGGCCGGAGCAGCCAAGTGA